Proteins co-encoded in one Hyla sarda isolate aHylSar1 chromosome 4, aHylSar1.hap1, whole genome shotgun sequence genomic window:
- the LOC130369538 gene encoding uncharacterized protein LOC130369538, which translates to MPQLGTGEYPRYLLPKSVTFPPTTLVPEVDMFIKLVIRDLRRLAETRASDNLTYPQRKAVQELRALKNVVIKPSDKGGNVVLWPSHMYEKEMFRQLRDSNCYKRLTFNPLMSYQQELAHILDNAVEENILNLKQKQGLIIQYPTIPTIYLLPKIHKNALIPPGRPIVSGCNSLTEPICQFLRARRLCSTEQDFEMQARDLEKRFRERGYSNRSIKRAYWRAKKTDRASSLHRTRTNKTTDNQVRCILDYNSRSHEIRQILEQHWPVLQVDETLNGMIPSRPAIAYRRNRNLKDLLVRSHYETEEPYLFGSKGPKNGCSPCGKCLACSNILRTDMFRNSSCTKSYEIRQKINCVTKGVVYVAQCPCELLYVGMTTRELRRRVREHILDINAAANETNLQSLKTLPRHFKLKHNSDATLLKFIGIDHVPVGIRGGQWKKLVAQRETRWIFRLDTLVPHGLNEMCYETYQPGPSRDYF; encoded by the exons ATGCCACAACTAGGAACAGGTGAGTACCCGCGCTACCTTTTACCTAAGAGTGTCACCTTCCCTCCTACGACTTTGGTTCCTGAGGTGGATATGTTTATCAAATTGGTAATTAGGGACTTGAGACGCCTGGCAGAAACAAGAGCCAGTGACAATCTAACATACCCCCAGCGAAAGGCTGTTCAAGAACTGAGGGCTTTGAAAAACGTGGTTATAAAACCATCAGACAAGGGGGGTAATGTTGTCCTATGGCCATCTCATATGTACGAGAAGGAAATGTTTAGACAACTACGTGATTCCAATTGCTATAAGCGACTCACTTTTAACCCCCTGATGTCTTATCAACAGGAATTAGCTCATATTCTGGACAATGCTGTGGAGGAAAACATCTTGAATTTGAAACAGAAACAAGGACTAATTATACAGTACCCGACCATCCCTACAATATATCTATTGCCGAAGATCCATAAGAACGCGCTGATACCTCCTGGAAGACCTATTGTGTCTGGGTGTAACTCCCTGACTGAACCAATAT GTCAATTCCTACGTGCAAGACGCCTGTGCTCCACGGAACAGGACTTTGAAATGCAGGCCCGTGATCTAGAGAAAAGATTCCGTGAAAGGGGCTATAGCAATCGGAGCATTAAAAGGGCATACTGGAGAGCGAAAAAAACGGATCGTGCGTCATCCCTACATAGAACAAGGACCAACAAGACAACTGACAACCAGGTGAGGTGCATTTTAGATTATAACTCTCGTAGCCATGAGATTAGGCAGATACTTGAACAGCATTGGCCCGTTCTACAAGTGGATGAGACACTAAATGGTATGATACCTTCGAGACCAGCGATTGCATATAGACGGAATAGAAACTTGAAGGACCTTCTGGTGAGGAGCCACTATGAGACTGAGGAGCCATATTTATTTGGCTCCAAGGGCCCCAAAAACGGCTGCTCCCCATGTGGTAAATGCCTTGCATGTAGTAATATATTACGGACTGATATGTTTCGCAATTCATCCTGTACCAAGTCATATGAAATTAGGcagaaaataaactgtgtaacCAAAGGGGTGGTATATGTTGCACAATGCCCATGCGAATTGCTATACGTGGGCATGACCACCAGGGAGCTCCGCCGACGGGTCAGAGAGCATATCCTGGATATTAATGCGGCAGCCAATGAAACAAACCTTCAGTCTTTGAAAACCCTACCAAGACACTTTAAACTTAAACATAACAGTGATGCCACTCTCCTCAAATTCATAGGTATCGACCACGTCCCGGTGGGTATCAGAGGTGGCCAATGGAAGAAATTGGTTGCACAAAGAGAAACGCGATGGATCTTCAGGCTGGACACACTTGTACCTCACGGCTTAAATGAG ATGTGTTATGAGACTTACCAACCAGGGCCATCACGTGACTACTTCTAG